One window of the Natrinema sp. CBA1119 genome contains the following:
- a CDS encoding PAS domain-containing sensor histidine kinase, with amino-acid sequence MEGQHANELPREYDALTVGIALYDPKMGLILDTNNRLESIMGYPVDRLREIPIERYTANSYSFSEPDFINRLRVSVSGNPQQFKWRIKRGDGELIWTRIRLSQFSGGSQERVFAEIHDITDYYDMSHRAELFWRLLRHNLRNEATLIQGSATQIRDTTESSYVDTAAETIQSGAAELGNIAESVKEIEQSVDSTETQRVYRNVADTVEEVTTTIETDYPSAEITIEEKEEMWTYVNNGFRTALTHALENAIIHNEKTDPFVKVEIGPSPNTGRVDIQISDRNPEIPDVETNPLFDLEETTSTSHGSGVGLFVMKWCVESLGGEIEFERRNPKGNTIHYYLPPKESVESVP; translated from the coding sequence ATGGAAGGCCAGCATGCTAATGAATTGCCGCGGGAGTACGATGCTCTCACCGTCGGTATTGCGTTGTATGACCCTAAGATGGGGCTAATTCTTGACACGAATAACCGCCTAGAATCGATCATGGGGTACCCGGTGGACCGCCTCCGTGAGATACCGATTGAGAGATACACTGCCAACTCTTATTCGTTTTCAGAACCAGACTTTATTAACCGACTTCGTGTGAGCGTTTCCGGAAACCCGCAACAGTTCAAGTGGCGTATTAAACGGGGTGATGGTGAACTTATTTGGACTCGGATTCGGCTATCACAGTTTTCCGGCGGTAGCCAAGAGAGAGTCTTTGCAGAGATACATGACATAACTGATTACTACGACATGAGTCACCGAGCTGAGTTATTTTGGCGACTACTCCGTCATAACCTACGGAATGAGGCGACGCTCATTCAGGGCAGTGCTACACAGATTAGAGATACCACCGAGAGCAGCTATGTGGATACGGCCGCTGAGACGATCCAATCTGGAGCGGCAGAACTTGGAAACATAGCCGAGTCGGTGAAGGAAATCGAACAGTCAGTAGACTCAACCGAAACACAGCGAGTTTACCGAAACGTAGCTGACACTGTTGAAGAAGTAACGACTACTATTGAAACCGACTATCCGTCGGCAGAGATCACTATCGAAGAGAAGGAAGAGATGTGGACATACGTCAATAACGGGTTTCGGACTGCTCTTACTCACGCGCTTGAGAACGCGATAATTCACAACGAAAAGACAGATCCATTCGTCAAGGTTGAGATTGGTCCGTCACCGAACACCGGCCGGGTTGATATCCAAATCAGCGATAGGAACCCAGAGATACCTGATGTCGAAACCAATCCCCTATTTGACCTCGAGGAAACTACCAGTACATCTCACGGGTCCGGCGTCGGCTTGTTCGTCATGAAATGGTGTGTCGAATCACTCGGCGGTGAAATAGAATTTGAGAGACGGAATCCGAAAGGCAACACTATCCACTATTATCTGCCCCCGAAGGAATCAGTTGAAAGCGTCCCATAG
- a CDS encoding response regulator, with amino-acid sequence MTGTSVQAEEDRVLIIDDEERLTDIYMQWLSDQYQVETACDGREGLSKLDDEIDVVLLDRRMPNLSGDEVLEHIREKEYQVKVAVVSAVDPDFDVIGMGFDEYLVKPVKKDGIQEVVDRLLNRTDYEENTEDLSQLLATKAVLEQEKQESELEANMEYLELQQDIYDLQKDVDETLDGFTHEDYLAAFRDIDVKNGS; translated from the coding sequence ATGACAGGAACTAGCGTGCAAGCCGAGGAAGACAGGGTATTGATTATCGACGATGAGGAGAGGCTCACTGATATCTACATGCAGTGGCTGTCGGACCAGTACCAAGTCGAAACAGCATGTGATGGACGAGAGGGGCTTTCCAAACTGGACGATGAAATCGATGTGGTGCTCCTTGACCGGCGTATGCCGAACCTGAGTGGTGATGAAGTACTGGAGCATATACGGGAGAAAGAGTACCAGGTCAAGGTCGCGGTAGTGTCCGCGGTCGACCCCGACTTCGATGTGATCGGTATGGGTTTCGATGAGTACCTGGTGAAACCTGTGAAGAAGGACGGGATTCAAGAAGTTGTTGACAGACTTCTAAACCGGACGGACTACGAGGAGAATACGGAGGATCTAAGCCAGTTGCTGGCAACCAAAGCCGTACTGGAACAGGAGAAACAGGAATCCGAGCTCGAGGCAAACATGGAGTACCTGGAACTTCAACAAGATATATATGATCTGCAGAAGGATGTTGATGAAACGCTTGACGGGTTCACCCACGAGGACTACCTCGCCGCGTTCCGAGATATAGACGTGAAAAATGGTTCATGA
- a CDS encoding DUF2080 family transposase-associated protein produces MVNRFEIDGEEVLDGEVKPFGNSAHITVPKRWRGADVKVVRTSEPDGGDDE; encoded by the coding sequence ATGGTGAATCGCTTTGAAATCGACGGCGAGGAAGTTCTCGACGGTGAGGTCAAACCGTTCGGGAACAGCGCCCACATCACCGTCCCCAAACGCTGGCGTGGAGCGGACGTGAAAGTCGTCCGAACCTCAGAACCCGACGGAGGAGATGATGAGTAG
- a CDS encoding PAS domain-containing sensor histidine kinase, whose amino-acid sequence MEVPEDVDGFSHLIEHIQDAVVGFELVGSEPEVRWVNKSFVDLFGYSRDQIVNAPLNKYIVPEWLRREAATLDKRTDDGEVNYQRVQRQTFDGLQEFLYRGIPYDSDRVDGFAVYTPLTKVSRQERQVQVLNRVLRHNLRNQVTVIEGNVERLIARLDRSDDRTDEIATDARESISNLRNLSEEVGQIHQILGRPPTGDNRVDLMAVLDDTVEEFRKKYPSSVIKTDIPPTLCVRASSDIRTAVEELVENAVEHNPADQSHIWIYTQPVVEDEWIDLVIDDDGPTIPKSERKVIADGAEITSHQHGSGLGLWLAKWTVEKSGGQLLIGESSLGGNKLRIRLQTFD is encoded by the coding sequence GTGGAGGTGCCTGAGGACGTTGACGGGTTCAGCCACCTAATTGAGCATATCCAGGACGCGGTTGTCGGTTTTGAACTGGTGGGATCCGAGCCAGAAGTTCGGTGGGTCAACAAGTCTTTTGTCGATCTATTTGGTTACAGCCGTGACCAGATCGTCAATGCCCCGCTCAACAAGTATATCGTCCCAGAGTGGTTAAGACGTGAGGCTGCCACACTCGATAAGCGGACGGATGACGGCGAGGTCAACTATCAGCGAGTGCAGAGACAGACCTTTGATGGCCTCCAAGAGTTCTTGTACCGTGGAATTCCGTACGACAGTGATAGAGTTGACGGGTTCGCGGTGTATACGCCACTGACCAAGGTATCACGGCAAGAACGCCAGGTACAGGTGCTTAACCGTGTTCTTCGACATAATCTTCGAAACCAGGTAACGGTCATTGAGGGGAACGTCGAACGGCTTATCGCACGGCTGGACCGGTCAGACGACAGAACAGATGAGATCGCGACCGATGCGCGTGAATCAATCAGCAACCTACGGAACCTTTCCGAGGAGGTCGGACAGATACACCAGATCTTGGGGAGGCCGCCTACCGGAGATAACAGGGTTGATCTCATGGCGGTTCTTGACGACACCGTTGAGGAGTTCCGGAAAAAGTATCCTTCATCCGTTATCAAGACAGATATACCCCCTACACTATGTGTACGGGCCAGTTCCGACATCCGGACTGCAGTTGAGGAGTTAGTTGAAAACGCTGTGGAGCACAACCCGGCAGACCAGTCCCATATCTGGATTTATACACAGCCGGTGGTCGAAGACGAGTGGATCGACCTCGTTATTGATGACGATGGACCTACAATCCCCAAATCGGAACGCAAAGTGATCGCTGACGGTGCCGAGATCACATCCCACCAGCACGGAAGCGGTCTCGGGCTCTGGCTTGCCAAATGGACAGTTGAAAAATCCGGGGGACAACTGTTGATCGGTGAGAGCTCCCTCGGCGGAAACAAGTTACGGATACGGCTCCAAACCTTTGATTGA
- a CDS encoding DUF6908 domain-containing protein, whose translation MKLIREILKQLEVDSVDDLEVNQEITVENGDFPELNIKKVDGNHVIVGHYYRRMGEVKACPEIIFKVKDGEWIPIRYTQSQGIHRHDKNGLQSGQKFVKQWSRTLKSQGFVDAAKKQGNKAKSLDTTTCSTTSPRKRADPPVSPAMNVEDILEKYGLTKETTARYIDAVTRMSQAETAEELEVSRDTVNRYKNAFDRMTCLERIQLTASLSTNKLLQQISENIQE comes from the coding sequence GTGAAATTGATCAGAGAGATCTTAAAGCAACTCGAGGTTGACTCAGTTGATGACCTCGAGGTCAACCAGGAAATCACTGTCGAAAACGGAGACTTCCCAGAGCTAAACATAAAAAAGGTCGACGGAAACCATGTAATCGTCGGCCACTACTATAGACGGATGGGTGAAGTAAAGGCCTGCCCTGAAATCATCTTCAAAGTCAAGGACGGTGAGTGGATTCCTATCCGGTATACACAGAGCCAAGGGATCCACCGACACGACAAAAACGGGTTACAGTCAGGCCAAAAGTTCGTTAAGCAGTGGAGTCGCACCCTCAAATCCCAAGGATTTGTCGACGCAGCCAAGAAGCAAGGAAACAAAGCAAAATCACTGGACACTACTACATGCTCCACCACTTCCCCCAGGAAAAGAGCAGATCCTCCAGTTAGCCCAGCGATGAATGTTGAGGACATACTCGAAAAATATGGGCTTACGAAAGAGACTACAGCCCGGTACATCGATGCGGTCACACGGATGAGCCAGGCAGAGACTGCTGAAGAGCTCGAGGTCTCACGGGACACAGTCAACCGGTATAAAAACGCCTTCGACAGAATGACCTGTCTCGAACGAATACAGCTCACCGCCTCACTGAGTACAAACAAACTCCTCCAACAAATTTCCGAAAACATCCAAGAGTGA
- a CDS encoding archaellin/type IV pilin N-terminal domain-containing protein, producing the protein MKGISPIIAAVLLTGFTVSVAVVTAPFYTDTLESSQEGVEDRQDDLLDSTSARLDILDVVYNTQDGFLNLTIQNNGETELTNFSVTGFADSPVQEQFTEPLDTNEITTFTMATPGTGNVDRVEVASQQFSAMDVIDLKDLAAGTPPPTPEGITIN; encoded by the coding sequence GTGAAAGGGATTTCACCGATCATCGCAGCGGTTTTGTTGACCGGTTTCACAGTAAGCGTGGCAGTAGTTACAGCACCGTTTTACACCGATACACTGGAGTCAAGCCAGGAAGGAGTCGAAGACCGTCAGGATGATCTCTTGGACTCGACATCAGCACGGCTCGATATACTTGACGTAGTGTACAACACCCAGGACGGATTCCTGAACCTGACTATCCAGAACAATGGTGAGACCGAACTCACCAACTTCTCCGTCACGGGGTTCGCCGACAGTCCGGTCCAGGAACAGTTCACAGAACCACTTGACACGAACGAGATTACAACTTTTACCATGGCCACACCTGGAACCGGTAACGTAGACAGGGTGGAGGTCGCCTCCCAACAGTTCTCGGCCATGGATGTGATCGACCTCAAAGACTTAGCCGCAGGCACACCGCCACCAACACCTGAAGGAATCACAATCAACTGA
- a CDS encoding HalOD1 output domain-containing protein has product MVHESPYLFTVNESEQPSQKLIRVVGSLVNASRGELDPVQNIIDPELLDNIRHSRSDVSFSFRYEGYDVTAHSDGRIVLRDPASIYAQLDNLSNTLHMSSGDEDKICADLLQQYPFDHENVLNVVYGQHPDHSIEPILQHGTKPPANNKVISVTSEGSEPDSQLFNVKTDLVDMNMEDGFSRLGKEILQAIGDWTSNPYKTVLCFRSIEAVIDRTDIETGFKFFHLLTEKISSSNVTAHYHINSKTCDEMTINALTPLFDAVVYEDGNFTISK; this is encoded by the coding sequence ATGGTTCATGAAAGTCCGTACCTGTTTACAGTCAATGAATCGGAGCAGCCAAGCCAAAAACTGATACGTGTCGTAGGCTCCCTGGTAAACGCCTCCCGCGGCGAACTGGACCCGGTTCAAAACATTATCGACCCGGAGCTTCTGGACAACATCCGGCACAGCCGAAGCGATGTCTCGTTCTCATTCAGGTACGAAGGATACGACGTGACCGCACACAGTGACGGACGGATAGTTCTCAGGGACCCCGCCTCGATCTATGCACAGCTCGACAACCTTTCCAACACGCTTCACATGTCCTCCGGAGATGAAGACAAGATCTGCGCTGACCTATTACAGCAGTACCCTTTCGACCATGAAAACGTTTTAAATGTGGTGTACGGCCAACATCCGGACCACTCAATAGAGCCTATTCTCCAGCACGGGACGAAGCCACCGGCCAACAACAAAGTGATATCAGTGACTTCTGAAGGCAGTGAGCCGGACAGCCAGCTCTTCAATGTGAAAACAGACCTAGTCGATATGAATATGGAGGACGGCTTCTCCCGCCTAGGGAAGGAAATCCTTCAAGCAATCGGGGACTGGACGTCAAACCCGTATAAAACGGTTCTCTGCTTCCGCTCCATCGAAGCAGTTATAGACCGGACAGATATTGAGACCGGATTCAAGTTCTTCCATCTGTTGACTGAAAAAATCAGTTCATCCAACGTCACGGCACACTACCACATCAACTCCAAAACCTGTGACGAAATGACCATAAACGCGTTAACACCCCTGTTCGACGCAGTAGTCTACGAAGACGGCAACTTCACCATCTCCAAGTAA